In a genomic window of bacterium:
- the mutS gene encoding DNA mismatch repair protein MutS, whose translation MSPKDAHGIGGLPPANEMTPMFRQWADAKRRCPDAVLFFRMGDFYEMFFDDAVLAAPILEIALTARGKGTATAAPMCGVPHHAVDAYVAKLVERGHRVAICEQMEDPRKTKGMVRRDIIRVVSPGTLTDPTRLDPGAGNFLASVSGRGPYGVALCDLSTGELVLAAAADAAELADVLSRYDAREALAPESAAAELRELLPEIHGARPLVTAARDDRFEPAGARERLLAALRVASLAGFGCPDDHPAIPAAAAVLAHLAETQRTDAAHLDRLRVENPVRTLQLDQATRRNLEIVANLRDGGRRATLLEVLDRTKTPLGARRLRAWLLEPLAEAAPLNERLGLVDDFFQRAELRRAAREALSRVRDVERLLSRCALGAATPHDALALLRSLEAVPDVRRAVEPLTSAGAERLLGQLDPLEELTSLLARAIADEPSSSVGDGRALRAGYDAALDEARDLTRGGRRRIAEIEERERLRTGIANLKVGYNRVFGYYIEVSKANVAKAPDDWERRQTVATGERYVTPEIRELETKILAAEEKLAEREQELFDQLLAEVAGRAGRLRGLAAALAEVDATAGLAEAAALEGYVRPQIDDGDALEIEDGRHPVVERLLPPGRFVPNDCKLDEGRRILVVTGPNMGGKSTFLRQTALIVLMAQSGSFVPARAARIGLIDRIFCRVGASDNLAGGESTFMVEMTETANILHNATPKSLVVLDEIGRGTATWDGMAIAWAVVEALHDDPRLAPKALFATHYHELTELQATLPRLANAHIAVRERGHEVVFLHRIEPGPSDRSYGIHVARLAGLPDKVVARAREILDRLVVQHAAPTAAERPGAPLQLALFEPERPERDPAEDEVLARLRGLDPDDITPRRAHELLRELKERLQP comes from the coding sequence ATGAGTCCCAAAGACGCCCACGGCATCGGCGGCCTGCCGCCGGCCAACGAGATGACCCCGATGTTCCGGCAGTGGGCGGACGCCAAGCGCCGCTGCCCGGACGCCGTGCTCTTTTTCCGCATGGGCGACTTCTACGAGATGTTCTTCGACGACGCCGTCCTCGCGGCGCCGATCCTCGAGATCGCCCTCACCGCGCGCGGCAAGGGGACGGCGACCGCGGCCCCGATGTGCGGCGTGCCGCACCACGCCGTGGACGCCTACGTCGCGAAGCTAGTCGAGCGCGGCCACCGCGTGGCGATCTGCGAGCAGATGGAGGACCCGCGCAAGACGAAGGGGATGGTCCGCCGCGACATCATCCGCGTCGTCAGCCCGGGGACGCTGACCGACCCGACCCGCCTCGACCCCGGCGCGGGGAACTTCCTCGCCTCGGTCTCCGGACGCGGCCCGTACGGCGTCGCCCTCTGCGACCTCTCGACCGGCGAGCTGGTCCTCGCCGCCGCGGCCGACGCCGCGGAGCTCGCCGACGTCCTCTCCCGCTACGACGCCCGCGAGGCGCTCGCGCCGGAGAGCGCCGCCGCGGAGCTGCGTGAGCTGCTGCCGGAGATCCACGGCGCGCGGCCGCTCGTCACCGCGGCGCGCGACGACCGCTTCGAGCCGGCCGGCGCGCGGGAGCGGCTGCTCGCCGCGCTGCGCGTCGCCTCCCTCGCCGGCTTCGGCTGCCCCGACGACCATCCGGCGATCCCCGCCGCCGCGGCGGTCCTCGCGCACCTCGCGGAGACGCAGCGGACCGACGCCGCGCACCTCGACCGGCTGCGCGTCGAGAACCCCGTCCGCACGCTGCAGCTCGACCAGGCGACCCGCCGCAACCTCGAGATCGTCGCCAACCTGCGCGACGGCGGGCGGCGCGCGACGCTGCTCGAGGTGCTCGACCGCACGAAGACGCCGCTCGGCGCGCGACGCCTCCGCGCCTGGCTGCTCGAGCCGCTGGCCGAGGCCGCGCCGCTCAACGAACGGCTCGGCCTGGTGGACGACTTCTTCCAGCGCGCCGAGCTGCGGCGCGCGGCGCGCGAGGCGCTTTCGCGCGTGCGCGACGTCGAGCGGCTCCTCTCCCGCTGCGCGCTCGGCGCGGCGACGCCCCACGACGCGCTGGCCCTGCTGCGCTCGCTCGAGGCGGTTCCCGACGTGCGCCGCGCCGTCGAGCCGCTGACCTCCGCCGGCGCGGAGCGGCTGCTCGGCCAGCTCGACCCGCTCGAGGAGCTGACGTCGCTGCTCGCGCGGGCGATCGCCGACGAGCCGTCGTCGTCGGTCGGCGACGGACGCGCGCTGCGGGCCGGCTACGACGCGGCGCTCGACGAGGCGCGCGACCTAACGCGCGGCGGCCGGCGCCGGATCGCGGAGATCGAGGAGCGCGAGCGCCTGCGGACCGGCATCGCCAACCTCAAGGTCGGCTACAACCGCGTCTTCGGCTACTACATCGAGGTCAGCAAGGCGAACGTCGCCAAGGCGCCGGACGACTGGGAGCGGCGCCAGACGGTCGCCACCGGCGAGCGCTACGTCACCCCCGAAATCCGCGAGCTGGAGACGAAGATCCTCGCCGCGGAAGAGAAGCTGGCCGAGCGGGAGCAGGAGCTGTTCGACCAACTGCTCGCCGAGGTCGCCGGGCGCGCCGGAAGGCTGCGCGGCCTCGCCGCGGCGCTGGCGGAAGTGGACGCGACGGCGGGCCTCGCCGAGGCGGCGGCGCTCGAAGGGTACGTGCGGCCGCAAATCGACGACGGGGACGCGCTGGAGATCGAGGACGGGCGCCATCCGGTCGTGGAGCGGCTGCTCCCGCCGGGGCGGTTCGTCCCCAACGACTGCAAGCTCGACGAAGGGCGGCGGATCCTCGTCGTCACCGGCCCGAACATGGGCGGCAAGAGCACGTTCCTGCGCCAGACGGCGTTGATCGTCCTGATGGCCCAGAGCGGCTCGTTCGTGCCGGCGCGCGCGGCGCGGATCGGGCTGATCGACCGGATCTTCTGCCGCGTCGGCGCGTCGGACAATCTCGCCGGCGGCGAATCGACGTTCATGGTCGAGATGACCGAGACGGCGAACATCCTCCACAACGCGACGCCGAAGAGCCTCGTCGTGCTCGACGAGATCGGCCGGGGCACGGCGACGTGGGACGGGATGGCGATCGCCTGGGCCGTCGTCGAGGCGCTGCACGACGATCCGCGCCTCGCGCCGAAGGCCCTCTTCGCCACGCACTACCACGAGCTCACCGAGCTGCAGGCGACGCTGCCCCGCCTCGCCAACGCGCACATCGCGGTGCGCGAACGCGGGCACGAGGTCGTCTTCCTCCACCGGATCGAGCCCGGCCCGTCCGACCGCTCCTACGGGATCCACGTCGCGCGCCTCGCCGGGCTGCCGGACAAGGTCGTGGCGCGGGCGCGGGAGATCCTCGACCGCCTCGTCGTCCAGCACGCCGCGCCGACGGCGGCCGAGCGTCCCGGCGCGCCGCTGCAGCTCGCGCTCTTCGAGCCGGAGCGGCCGGAGCGCGACCCGGCGGAAGACGAAGTCCTCGCCCGCCTGCGGGGCCTCGATCCCGACGACATCACGCCGCGCCGCGCGCACGAGCTGCTGCGCGAGCTGAAGGAACGCCTCCAACCCTAG
- a CDS encoding CheB methylesterase domain-containing protein, translating to MGLSVLVLDTSAFRRGALAEAARSSPVVSAVEISSALGLALRRLENRPADVVLVDVDLLREAGPSALGWIAARVPSATIVVVGATAAPDGDELRRALRLGGAEAAARPVSRDPATALDEARAALAPILGAAAARARVRPAVRPPAGRALVPAPGGTVWRPSRFWAAAVAVSTGGPEALAKFIPKIPGDFPLPVLVVQHMPPVFTASLAARLDGLSPLRVVEGAEGDAVTPGVVYIAPGGRHMTVREAQGRPTVALVDTPPENSCRPAADVLFRSLAEYPSARGVLAVVMTGMGADGLAGVRALKRRDCHCITQSEETCVVYGMPQVVVAAGLSDETAPLDRLAERLAARAVAL from the coding sequence GTGGGCCTCTCCGTCCTCGTGCTCGACACCAGCGCGTTCCGCCGCGGCGCCTTGGCCGAGGCGGCGCGCTCGTCGCCCGTCGTGTCGGCGGTCGAGATCTCGTCGGCGCTGGGGCTGGCGCTGCGGCGGCTGGAGAACCGTCCCGCGGACGTCGTGCTCGTGGACGTCGACCTGCTGCGGGAAGCGGGGCCGAGCGCGCTGGGGTGGATCGCGGCGCGGGTTCCGTCGGCGACGATCGTCGTCGTCGGGGCGACCGCCGCGCCGGACGGCGACGAGCTGCGGCGGGCGCTGCGCCTCGGCGGCGCCGAGGCGGCGGCCCGTCCGGTCTCGCGCGATCCGGCGACCGCCCTCGATGAGGCGCGGGCGGCGCTCGCCCCGATCCTCGGCGCCGCGGCGGCGCGGGCGCGCGTGCGCCCCGCGGTCCGTCCGCCGGCGGGGCGGGCGCTCGTTCCCGCGCCGGGCGGGACGGTCTGGCGGCCGTCGCGCTTCTGGGCGGCCGCGGTCGCCGTCTCCACCGGCGGGCCGGAGGCGTTGGCGAAGTTCATCCCCAAGATCCCGGGGGACTTCCCGCTGCCGGTGCTGGTCGTCCAGCACATGCCGCCGGTCTTCACCGCGAGCCTCGCCGCGCGGCTCGACGGCCTCTCGCCGCTGCGCGTCGTCGAGGGGGCGGAGGGGGACGCGGTGACGCCCGGCGTGGTCTACATCGCCCCCGGCGGACGGCACATGACGGTGCGGGAGGCGCAGGGACGCCCGACGGTCGCGCTCGTGGACACGCCGCCGGAGAACAGCTGCCGCCCGGCGGCCGACGTGCTGTTCCGTTCGCTGGCCGAGTACCCCTCGGCGCGCGGCGTCCTGGCGGTCGTGATGACCGGGATGGGGGCAGACGGGCTGGCCGGCGTGCGGGCGCTCAAGCGCCGCGACTGCCACTGCATCACGCAGTCGGAGGAGACCTGCGTCGTCTACGGGATGCCGCAGGTGGTCGTCGCGGCGGGGCTGTCGGACGAGACGGCGCCGCTCGACCGCCTCGCCGAGCGTCTCGCCGCGCGCGCCGTCGCCCTCTGA
- a CDS encoding ATP-binding protein, producing MPSRLELLDMIQGAAEESARLAGFEEDARLDFGLAVREGAANAMKHAHGLQAQQPVELAFDIEPSAAVAVSILDRGPGFDPDATPDPCAPENILNASGRGLFLIRSLVDEVSFRHLDTGMELRMVKRVAGQGVAAG from the coding sequence GTGCCCAGCCGGCTCGAGCTCTTGGACATGATCCAAGGCGCGGCGGAGGAATCGGCCCGTCTGGCGGGGTTCGAAGAGGACGCGCGGCTCGACTTCGGCTTGGCGGTCCGCGAAGGGGCGGCGAACGCGATGAAGCACGCCCACGGGCTGCAGGCGCAGCAGCCCGTCGAGCTCGCGTTCGACATCGAGCCGTCCGCGGCGGTGGCCGTCTCGATTCTCGACCGCGGCCCGGGGTTCGACCCCGACGCCACCCCCGATCCGTGCGCGCCGGAGAACATCCTCAACGCCTCCGGGCGCGGGCTGTTTCTGATCCGCAGCCTCGTGGACGAGGTCAGCTTCCGCCATCTCGACACCGGGATGGAGCTGCGGATGGTCAAGCGCGTCGCCGGACAGGGGGTCGCGGCCGGCTGA